In one window of Aceticella autotrophica DNA:
- the rplL gene encoding 50S ribosomal protein L7/L12 has protein sequence MNKQELLDAIKGMTVLELAELVKALEEEFGVSAAAPVAVQAAPAAQAAPAEEKTEFDVILTEIGSEKIKVIKVAREITGLGLKEAKDLVEGAPKPVKEGVSKDEANQIKAKFEEVGAKVEIK, from the coding sequence ATGAATAAACAAGAATTATTAGATGCAATAAAAGGAATGACGGTATTGGAATTGGCAGAATTGGTAAAAGCTTTAGAAGAGGAGTTTGGTGTATCAGCAGCAGCACCTGTTGCAGTTCAAGCAGCACCTGCAGCTCAAGCTGCGCCTGCAGAAGAAAAGACAGAATTTGATGTAATATTAACAGAAATAGGTTCAGAAAAAATTAAGGTTATTAAAGTAGCAAGAGAAATAACAGGTCTTGGATTGAAAGAAGCAAAAGACCTTGTAGAGGGTGCTCCAAAACCTGTTAAAGAAGGCGTAAGCAAGGATGAAGCTAACCAGATTAAGGCCAAATTCGAAGAAGTTGGAGCAAAAGTAGAAATAAAATAA
- the rplJ gene encoding 50S ribosomal protein L10, giving the protein MGAAKEAKEKVVKEFKEKLSKSQSVIFTNYSGLTVENDMNLRRKFKESNAEYKVYKNTLMALAVKELGYDEAIKYLEGPTSVAFGYGDPVTPAKIIVEFSKDNKGIEFKAGIVDGKVIGPEEVKKLSELPSREELVAKALGSMKAPINNFVFVLSGMLRGLVVALNAVKEKKENEA; this is encoded by the coding sequence ATGGGTGCAGCAAAAGAAGCAAAAGAAAAAGTTGTAAAAGAGTTTAAAGAAAAATTATCAAAATCACAATCGGTTATTTTTACAAATTATAGTGGTTTGACGGTTGAGAATGATATGAATTTAAGAAGGAAATTCAAGGAGTCAAATGCCGAATATAAAGTATACAAGAATACTTTAATGGCATTGGCAGTAAAAGAGCTTGGATATGATGAAGCAATTAAATATCTTGAAGGACCTACCTCGGTAGCATTTGGATATGGTGACCCTGTAACACCGGCAAAAATAATTGTTGAGTTTAGTAAAGATAATAAAGGTATCGAGTTTAAAGCAGGTATTGTAGATGGGAAGGTTATAGGTCCTGAAGAAGTAAAGAAACTTTCTGAGTTGCCGTCAAGAGAAGAACTTGTTGCGAAAGCACTTGGCAGCATGAAGGCGCCTATAAATAATTTTGTTTTTGTGTTATCAGGTATGTTAAGAGGACTTGTAGTTGCATTAAATGCAGTGAAAGAGAAAAAGGAAAATGAAGCATAA
- the rpoB gene encoding DNA-directed RNA polymerase subunit beta — protein sequence MLHPVDAGKKKRMSFAKIEEVLDMPNLIEVQKNSYKWFLDEGLKEVFRDISPIESFTGNLSLEFLDYKLDNNPKYSVEENKDRDTTYAVPMRIKVRLTNRETGEIKESEVFMGDFPLMTEKGTFIINGAERVIVSQLVRSPGVYYQQQFDKVGKKLFFATIIPNRGAWLEYEEDSNDIFSVRIDRTRKVPITVFLRALGYGTDAQIIDLFGEDERIKTTLDKDTTKSEEEGLVEVYKRLRPGEPITVESARSLLYSLFFDPKRYDLAKVGRYKFNKKLSLSTRITNQKAAKKIVNPITGEIIVEEGQKISRDIAKKIQNSGINMVEVMVEGKVVKVIGNNTVDINEYPLSVDVSSLNIKEKVQLDVLEDILKNFSEEEDILNEIKRRIDELIPKHITKSDIIASINYNLNLSDGIGSVDDIDHLGNRRLKCVGELLQNQFRIGLSRMERVVRERMTIQDISEITAQNLINIRPVVAAIKEFFGSSQLSQFMDQTNPLAELTHKRRLSALGPGGLSRERAGFEVRDVHHSHYSRMCPIETPEGPNIGLIGSLSTYARINEYGFIEAPYRKVDKKTGKVLDAVEYMTADVEDEYIIAQANEPLDEESRFIHEKVTCRYMDEILVVPSSEVDFMDVSPKQVVSVATAMIPFLENDDANRALMGSNMQRQAVPLIKPQAPIVGTGIEYKAARDSGVVVIAKNAGIVEKVTANKIVIRTDDGRRDEYNLLKFKRSNQGTCINQRPIVVEGERVEKGQIISDGPSTEDGEIALGRNILVGFMPWEGYNYEDAILISEELVKEDALTSIHIEEYESEARDTKLGPEEITRDIPNVGEDALKDLDERGIIRIGAEVTAGDILVGKVTPKGETELTAEERLLRAIFGEKAREVRDTSLRVPHGEVGIVVDVKVYTRENGDELPPGVNEMVRVFIAQKRKISVGDKMAGRHGNKGVVSRILPVEDMPFMPDGTPLQICLNPLGVPSRMNIGQVLEVHLGLAAKALGWYVATPVFDGANEEDIQELLEKSGFSKDGKVQLYDGRTGEPFDHKVTVGYMYMLKLHHLVDDKMHARSTGPYSLVTQQPLGGKAQFGGQRFGEMEVWALEAYGASHILQEILTVKSDDVTGRVKTYEAIVKGENIPEPGVPESFKVLVKELQSLCLDVKVLTEDKQEVELKEFEDDDDITDDESVNINIEGREDTPEIKYGEEFIEGYDEDTEKENFDDINFEVDDSDINEDLDLNDEI from the coding sequence ATGTTACATCCAGTTGATGCCGGCAAAAAAAAGAGAATGAGCTTTGCCAAAATTGAGGAAGTCCTTGATATGCCAAATCTAATTGAGGTTCAGAAGAATTCATACAAATGGTTTTTGGATGAAGGTTTGAAAGAAGTATTCAGGGATATTTCTCCTATTGAAAGTTTTACAGGTAATTTATCTTTAGAATTTCTTGATTATAAACTTGACAATAATCCTAAATATTCGGTAGAGGAGAACAAGGATAGAGATACTACATATGCAGTGCCGATGAGAATTAAAGTCAGGCTGACAAACAGGGAAACAGGGGAGATAAAGGAATCCGAAGTATTCATGGGTGATTTTCCGTTAATGACAGAAAAAGGTACTTTTATTATTAACGGTGCGGAACGTGTAATTGTAAGCCAGCTTGTCCGTTCGCCGGGGGTTTATTATCAACAGCAGTTTGATAAGGTTGGAAAGAAATTATTTTTTGCAACCATTATTCCTAATAGAGGTGCATGGCTTGAATACGAAGAAGATTCCAATGACATTTTTTCGGTTAGAATCGACAGAACAAGAAAAGTTCCTATTACTGTTTTTTTAAGAGCACTGGGCTATGGAACGGATGCGCAGATAATCGATTTATTTGGAGAAGATGAAAGAATAAAGACTACTCTTGATAAAGATACGACAAAATCTGAGGAAGAAGGACTTGTTGAAGTATATAAAAGGCTAAGACCAGGTGAGCCTATAACAGTTGAAAGCGCAAGAAGTTTACTTTATTCATTGTTTTTTGATCCAAAAAGATATGACTTAGCAAAAGTAGGACGTTATAAATTTAATAAAAAATTATCTTTAAGCACACGTATAACAAATCAAAAAGCGGCTAAAAAAATTGTAAATCCTATTACAGGTGAAATAATTGTAGAAGAAGGACAAAAAATATCGCGGGATATTGCAAAAAAAATACAAAATAGCGGAATAAATATGGTTGAAGTAATGGTTGAAGGTAAAGTTGTAAAAGTAATTGGTAATAATACTGTTGATATAAATGAATATCCTCTTAGTGTAGATGTTTCAAGTCTTAATATAAAGGAGAAGGTTCAACTTGATGTTTTAGAGGATATACTTAAAAACTTTTCCGAAGAAGAGGATATTCTAAATGAAATCAAACGAAGGATAGATGAGCTTATACCGAAACATATAACAAAATCAGATATTATAGCTTCTATAAATTATAACCTTAATCTTTCGGATGGTATAGGTTCTGTGGATGATATTGATCACCTTGGCAATAGAAGATTGAAATGTGTTGGAGAACTTTTGCAGAATCAGTTTAGAATAGGCTTGTCAAGGATGGAAAGAGTTGTAAGAGAGAGAATGACTATTCAGGACATAAGTGAGATAACCGCACAAAATTTAATAAATATAAGACCTGTAGTTGCAGCGATAAAAGAATTTTTTGGAAGTTCTCAACTTTCACAATTTATGGACCAAACAAATCCTCTTGCAGAGCTAACACATAAGAGAAGGTTAAGTGCATTAGGACCGGGTGGTTTAAGTCGTGAAAGGGCGGGCTTTGAGGTTAGAGATGTTCACCATTCACATTATAGCAGGATGTGTCCTATAGAAACACCTGAGGGACCTAACATAGGGCTTATTGGTTCTCTTTCAACATATGCAAGAATCAATGAATATGGTTTTATTGAGGCACCATATCGAAAGGTGGATAAAAAAACCGGAAAAGTGCTTGATGCGGTGGAATATATGACAGCGGATGTGGAAGATGAATATATAATTGCACAGGCTAATGAACCTCTTGATGAGGAAAGCAGGTTCATTCATGAAAAAGTTACATGCCGTTATATGGATGAAATATTAGTTGTTCCCAGCAGCGAAGTTGATTTCATGGATGTTTCTCCAAAGCAGGTTGTTTCTGTTGCAACAGCCATGATACCCTTTCTTGAGAATGATGATGCCAATAGGGCTTTAATGGGGTCTAATATGCAGAGACAGGCAGTTCCACTTATTAAACCACAAGCACCGATTGTTGGTACTGGTATTGAATATAAGGCTGCAAGAGATTCAGGTGTTGTTGTTATTGCAAAAAATGCAGGAATTGTTGAAAAAGTGACTGCGAATAAGATTGTGATAAGAACAGATGATGGAAGACGAGATGAATATAATCTTTTAAAATTTAAAAGGTCAAACCAAGGTACATGTATTAATCAAAGACCAATAGTTGTTGAAGGTGAAAGAGTAGAAAAGGGACAGATTATAAGTGACGGACCTTCTACAGAAGATGGTGAGATAGCCCTTGGGAGAAACATATTAGTAGGATTTATGCCATGGGAAGGGTACAATTATGAAGATGCTATATTAATAAGTGAAGAACTTGTAAAGGAAGATGCACTAACATCTATCCATATAGAAGAATATGAATCTGAAGCAAGAGATACCAAACTTGGTCCTGAAGAGATAACAAGAGATATTCCTAATGTAGGGGAGGATGCATTAAAGGACCTTGATGAAAGAGGAATAATTCGTATTGGAGCAGAGGTAACCGCAGGTGATATCTTAGTTGGTAAGGTTACCCCCAAAGGTGAAACTGAATTAACGGCTGAAGAAAGGTTGTTAAGGGCAATATTTGGTGAAAAAGCCAGAGAAGTTAGAGATACATCCTTAAGAGTGCCTCATGGTGAAGTAGGAATAGTTGTTGATGTTAAAGTTTATACAAGAGAAAATGGTGATGAACTTCCACCGGGTGTTAATGAAATGGTGCGTGTATTTATAGCACAAAAGAGGAAAATTTCCGTAGGGGATAAAATGGCAGGAAGACATGGAAACAAAGGTGTTGTATCAAGGATTCTGCCGGTTGAAGATATGCCTTTTATGCCAGATGGCACACCACTTCAAATATGCTTGAATCCTCTGGGGGTGCCTTCTCGTATGAATATAGGTCAGGTGCTTGAAGTACATTTAGGTCTTGCCGCAAAAGCACTGGGCTGGTATGTAGCCACACCAGTATTTGATGGTGCTAATGAAGAGGATATTCAGGAGCTATTGGAAAAATCCGGATTTTCCAAGGATGGTAAGGTACAACTTTATGATGGAAGGACAGGTGAACCTTTTGACCATAAAGTTACAGTAGGGTATATGTATATGCTTAAACTCCATCATCTTGTCGATGATAAAATGCATGCAAGGTCGACTGGTCCATATTCTTTAGTTACACAACAGCCTCTTGGGGGTAAAGCACAGTTTGGAGGACAAAGATTTGGAGAAATGGAAGTTTGGGCATTGGAAGCATATGGCGCATCTCATATATTGCAGGAAATACTTACGGTTAAATCTGATGATGTAACAGGACGTGTTAAGACTTATGAAGCCATTGTGAAAGGAGAAAACATCCCTGAGCCTGGTGTTCCCGAATCCTTTAAAGTTCTTGTAAAAGAACTTCAAAGTTTATGCCTTGATGTCAAGGTATTAACGGAAGATAAACAGGAAGTGGAATTGAAGGAATTTGAAGATGATGATGATATCACTGATGACGAATCAGTAAATATCAACATAGAAGGTAGAGAAGATACACCTGAGATTAAATATGGCGAAGAATTCATTGAGGGATATGATGAAGATACAGAAAAGGAAAATTTTGACGATATCAATTTTGAGGTAGATGACTCTGATATAAATGAAGATTTAGATTTAAACGATGAAATATAA